The following are from one region of the Leucoraja erinacea ecotype New England chromosome 35, Leri_hhj_1, whole genome shotgun sequence genome:
- the LOC129713331 gene encoding heterogeneous nuclear ribonucleoprotein H3-like isoform X1 codes for MEEDFIVRIRGLPWSCTADEVLRFFSDCKIVNGTGGIHFTYLREGRPSGEAFVQLQTQEDVKVALAKDRESMGHRYIEVFETKATEMDWVLKHVNPTQTESTSDGTVRLRGLPFGCSKEEILQFFTGLEIVPNGITLPVDYQGRSTGEAFVQFASKEIAEKALGKHKERIGHRYIEIFRSSRGEIRTYQDPPRRLMGQRPGPYDRPMGGRSGYGGPGPMRGDMYDRSRRNSAYGGGYGNYEDYGYNDGYGYGRDGYGHNMRAVGMMDRGMSNRGYGGAGDASPLFQNGTGHYVHMRGLPFRASEGDVADFFSPLIPVKINFEYGSDGRLTGEADVEFATHEDAVAAMSKDRAHMQHRYIELFLDSTVNMASAYGAHRMSAMGLDHYATGNQGGYGHNGQGMGNSYGNMGNSYAGYGNSGTTRGYGYGGLSGYSSNASQNMGMGNLDANMTGWRM; via the exons ATGGAGGAAGATTTTATTGTCAGAATTCGTGGACTTCCATGGTCATGCACTGCCGATGAAGTGTTGCGGTTTTTCTCAG ATTGCAAGATAGTAAACGGAACTGGTGGAATACACTTCACTTATTTGAGAGAAGGTCGCCCAAGTGGAGAAGCCTTTGTTCAGCTACAAACTCAGGAAGATGTAAAAGTTGCGCTTGCAAAAGACCGTGAAAGCATGGGACATAGATACATTGAAG TTTTTGAAACTAAAGCCACTGAAATGGACTGGGTACTAAAACACGTTAACCCAACTCAAACGGAATCAACAAGCGATGGAACAGTACGCCTTAGAGGCTTACCCTTTGGATGCAGCAAGGAGGAAATCCTGCAGTTTTTCACAG GGTTGGAAATCGTGCCAAATGGGATAACATTGCCGGTGGACTACCAGGGGAGAAGCACGGGGGAAGCCTTCGTGCAGTTTGCATCAAAGGAGATAGCTGAAAAAGCACTGGGGAAACACAAGGAAAGAATAGGGCACAG GTATATTGAAATCTTCAGAAGCAGTCGAGGAGAGATTCGAACTTATCAGGATCCTCCGCGAAGGTTAATGGGACAACGTCCAGGACCATATGACCGACCAATGGGTGGAAGAAGTGGCTATGGTGGTCCAGGCCCTATGCGAGGGGACATGTATGACCGTTCACGCCGAAACTCTGCTTATGGCGGTG GCTACGGCAACTATGAGGATTACGGTTATAATGATGGTTATGGGTATGGACGTGATGGATATGGACACAATATGAGAGCAGTTGGAATGATGGATAGAG GGATGAGTAACCGTGGTTATGGTGGAGCAGGAGATGCCAGTCCACTTTTCCAGAACGGTACAGGTCATTATGTACACATGAGAGGACTACCCTTTAGAGCTTCGGAAGGTGATGTTGCCGAT TTTTTTTCACCGCTCATTCCCGTCAAGATCAACTTTGAATATGGGTCTGATGGGCGCCTGACTGGAGAAGCTGACGTTGAGTTTGCCACTCATGAAGATGCTGTTGCAGCCATGTCTAAAGACAGAGCACATATGC AACATCGGTATATTGAGCTCTTCCTGGATTCTACTGTCAATATGGCAAGTGCTTATGGAGCTCATCGAATGAGTGCTATGGGCCTTGATCATTACGCTACAg GTAATCAAGGAGGCTATGGGCATAATGGTCAGGGTATGGGAAATAGCTATGGCAACATGGGAAATAGTTATGCAGGCTATGGAAATTCTGGAACCACACGTGGATACG GCTATGGTGGTTTATCAGGATATTCCAGTAATGCAAGTCAGAACATGGGAATGGGTAACTTGGACGCTAACATGACTGGATGGAGAATGTAA
- the LOC129713331 gene encoding heterogeneous nuclear ribonucleoprotein H2-like isoform X2, with translation MEEDFIVRIRGLPWSCTADEVLRFFSDCKIVNGTGGIHFTYLREGRPSGEAFVQLQTQEDVKVALAKDRESMGHRYIEVFETKATEMDWVLKHVNPTQTESTSDGTVRLRGLPFGCSKEEILQFFTGLEIVPNGITLPVDYQGRSTGEAFVQFASKEIAEKALGKHKERIGHRYIEIFRSSRGEIRTYQDPPRRLMGQRPGPYDRPMGGRSGYGGPGPMRGDMYDRSRRNSAYGGGYGNYEDYGYNDGYGYGRDGYGHNMRAVGMMDRGMSNRGYGGAGDASPLFQNGTGHYVHMRGLPFRASEGDVADFFSPLIPVKINFEYGSDGRLTGEADVEFATHEDAVAAMSKDRAHMQHRYIELFLDSTVNMASAYGAHRMSAMGLDHYATGYGGLSGYSSNASQNMGMGNLDANMTGWRM, from the exons ATGGAGGAAGATTTTATTGTCAGAATTCGTGGACTTCCATGGTCATGCACTGCCGATGAAGTGTTGCGGTTTTTCTCAG ATTGCAAGATAGTAAACGGAACTGGTGGAATACACTTCACTTATTTGAGAGAAGGTCGCCCAAGTGGAGAAGCCTTTGTTCAGCTACAAACTCAGGAAGATGTAAAAGTTGCGCTTGCAAAAGACCGTGAAAGCATGGGACATAGATACATTGAAG TTTTTGAAACTAAAGCCACTGAAATGGACTGGGTACTAAAACACGTTAACCCAACTCAAACGGAATCAACAAGCGATGGAACAGTACGCCTTAGAGGCTTACCCTTTGGATGCAGCAAGGAGGAAATCCTGCAGTTTTTCACAG GGTTGGAAATCGTGCCAAATGGGATAACATTGCCGGTGGACTACCAGGGGAGAAGCACGGGGGAAGCCTTCGTGCAGTTTGCATCAAAGGAGATAGCTGAAAAAGCACTGGGGAAACACAAGGAAAGAATAGGGCACAG GTATATTGAAATCTTCAGAAGCAGTCGAGGAGAGATTCGAACTTATCAGGATCCTCCGCGAAGGTTAATGGGACAACGTCCAGGACCATATGACCGACCAATGGGTGGAAGAAGTGGCTATGGTGGTCCAGGCCCTATGCGAGGGGACATGTATGACCGTTCACGCCGAAACTCTGCTTATGGCGGTG GCTACGGCAACTATGAGGATTACGGTTATAATGATGGTTATGGGTATGGACGTGATGGATATGGACACAATATGAGAGCAGTTGGAATGATGGATAGAG GGATGAGTAACCGTGGTTATGGTGGAGCAGGAGATGCCAGTCCACTTTTCCAGAACGGTACAGGTCATTATGTACACATGAGAGGACTACCCTTTAGAGCTTCGGAAGGTGATGTTGCCGAT TTTTTTTCACCGCTCATTCCCGTCAAGATCAACTTTGAATATGGGTCTGATGGGCGCCTGACTGGAGAAGCTGACGTTGAGTTTGCCACTCATGAAGATGCTGTTGCAGCCATGTCTAAAGACAGAGCACATATGC AACATCGGTATATTGAGCTCTTCCTGGATTCTACTGTCAATATGGCAAGTGCTTATGGAGCTCATCGAATGAGTGCTATGGGCCTTGATCATTACGCTACAg GCTATGGTGGTTTATCAGGATATTCCAGTAATGCAAGTCAGAACATGGGAATGGGTAACTTGGACGCTAACATGACTGGATGGAGAATGTAA